In Ruania alkalisoli, the DNA window CCGCAGCCTCGATCCGGGTGCGCGCATCCTCTCGCTGGTCCAGGACGACCCGCCCGGCCCGATGCTGCTCTAGCGCCACCGGGTCGGCCGGGTACCAGCGCAGGGAGTAAGCGATGGTGCCGGTCGCCGCCCACTCGAGGCCGGCGAGCACGAGTGGCACCAGCACCTCGGCCTCCACCGAGACGCCGATCGTGCCGCCGTCGGGGTAGGGCGAGACGGCGCCGTAGGCTTCGGTGACCTGCGGCTCGTTCAGGGCATGGGCGTCATAGGCGTCGGCCTCAGCGTGCAACCAGGCGCGCTCCCCCTCGTCCAGCTCCCGCACCCCCGGCCGAACGCTGAGTTGTTCGGCGTTCGAGGGGTGATTCGCCGAGGAACTCAGCGTTCGCGGCGGGTCGGGCTCGGCGAGCAGGCGGACACCAGGGAGGGCGGGCCGGAGCACGTGCACCAGCGCATCGGGGTGCAACCACACCGGTGCGTGCACCACCAGGTCCACACCCGCCATCGGGCCAGGTTCCAACACGTGGCCGGTTGAGGTGCGCACCACGCCGGCGAGGCGACGGCCCATCGCGCACAACACCTCGACGGCGGCCCTCTCCATCCCCTCGACGCTCCCCTGCCCGAACGCCGCCAGCAGGCCACCGACCGCCTGCAGCTCCTCCGGGACTGGTCCGCCGCGTTCGGGCGGGCACGTCAGCAGGTACGCATGCTCAGCCCAGACGGGCAGGCCCAGCTCCGCCCGATCGGCGGCGGTGACCAGGAACGGGCCGGAGAGGTAGGTCTCCTCCTCCAGCTGCAGGACGTCGTCGGCGACCCAGTGCGCCCGGGGGTAGCGGGACAGGGCGAGCGCCTCCACCTCCTCGACCGTGACGTCGTCGGGAAGGGCAAGCAGGTGCCGGGCGAGGGCGGCGGCGAGGTCGAGTGGCGCCGCACTCTCGGGGTGGCCGGCAGCACCAGTGCTGGCCATGGCGACCTAACCCTCGACCCGGGTGCGGTGGAAGTTCTGGTGGGAGCGGGACGCCGTCGGGCCACGTTGACCCTGGTAGCGCGAGCCCTGGGCTCCGGACCCGTACGGATGCTCGGCCGGGCTGGTGAGGCGGAAGTAGCAGAGCTGGCCGATCTTCATCCCCGGCCACAGCGTGATCGGCAGGGTGGCCACATTCGACAGCTCCAGCGTGACGTGACCGGAGAAGCCCGGGTCGATGAAGCCGGCGGTGGAGTGGGTGAGCAGGCCGAGTCGGCCGAGGCTGGACTTGCCCTCCAGGCGGGCCGCGATGTCGTCGGGGAGGGTGATGAGCTCGTAGGTGGAGCCGAGCACGAACTCGCCCGGGTGCAGTACGAACGGCTCGTCCGGGTCGACCTCCACCAGCCGGGTGAGGTCAGGCTGGTCGGCGGCCGGGTCGATCACCGGGTACTTGTGGTTGTCGAAGAGCCGGAAGTAGCGGTCGAGGCGCACGTCCACACTGGAGGGCTGGATCATGTCGGCGTCGAACGGGTCCAGGCCCACACGGCCGGAGGTCAGTTCGGCCCGGATGTCGCGGTCGGAGAGCAGCACGCAGGCCACGGTAGCCGAGACGGCTGAGCGGTGCGGCCCCCGACTGTGCCGGGTAACGGCGGAGATTAGGTATGCTGGTTCCCGCAGTGGCCCACAAGGCCGCTCGTGCGGGTGTAGTTCAATGGTAGAACATCAGCTTCCCAAGCTGATAGCGCGGGTTCGATTCCCGTCACCCGCTCGCTTAGCAAAGGCCGCCTCGACTCGTCGGGGCGGCCTTTGTCGTGCGAGGGGTGTGGGAGTCGGCGTCTCAGGCTGGCTGTCCCGCGGCGTTGACGAGCCACCGGATCCCGAACGGGTCGATCAGCATCCCGAAGGTGTCACCCCAAGGTGCCGCCACGAACGGCTCCACCACGGTGCCGCCGGCAGCGAGCCCATCGAAGTAGCCGCGCAGCTCGTCCACGTCATCGCCACTGAGGGAGATGTGGACGTTGGTCCCCGGCTGGTACTCCATCTGGGCGGGTACGTCGGCCGCCATCAGGGTCATTCCGCCCGGGGTCTGCAGCATCGAGTGCATCACCTGGTCGGCCTCGGCCGGGTCCTGGTTCATCCCGAACTCGCCGAAGGTGCTGAACGTCGGAGTGCCACCGAGCACCGAGGCGTAGAACTCCATCGCCTCCCGGGCCTGACCGCGGAAGTTGAGGTACGGATTGAGTACGGTCATCGTAGAGTCCTTTCTCCTGGGCTCTCATCGTCCCATCCACCTGCCGGTCGCGCGGCGGAACCGCACCATCAATCCCGAACGAAGGCACCGATGCCCCGCACCCTCGCACCCGGCCAGCGCTGCCGGATCCACGTCCTCGACGTCACCACCGGAGCCACCCGGCTGGTGCACGAGTCGGCCGACGTGCTCTATGAGGCCCCGAACTGGAGCGCTGAGGACCTGATCGTCAATGGCGACGGCCTGCTCTTTCGACTGCCCGCCGACGGGTCGGGTGATCCGGCGCCGATCGATATCCGAGGCCTGCCGGCGGCGAACAACGACCATGTGCTCGCTCCGGACGGGATCCACGTGTTCGTCTCCGCCGAGGACGGGCACATCTACCGTGCCCCGCTCGCCGGCGGCGAGGCCGTGCGAATCACCAGCGACGACGGGCTGCTGCATTTCCTGCACGGCGTCAGCCCCGACGGCGTCACCCTCGCCTACGTTGGCGTGGTCACCGATCCTGCAGGCACGTGGCGGGCGCCGAACCTGTTCACGATCCCCGCTACCGGCGGCCCGAGCGTCCAGCTCACAGATGATGAGTTCCCCGACGACGGAGCCGAGTTCTCCCCGGACGGCGCCTGGATCTACGTCAACACCGAGCGACCCCTCGATGGCACGCCCCGGGAGGCCGGGCACGCCCAGTTGGCGCGGATGCGGCCCGACGGCTCCGGAGCCGAGCAACTCACCGACGACGAGCGGGTGAACTGGTTTCCGCACCCCTCCCCCGACGGCACCCGGCTCGCCTATGTGTCCTTCCCGCCCGGGACCGTGGGACACCCGGCCGACCACGACGTGATCATCCGGGTGTGCGGACCGCGAGGCGAGGGTGTGCGCGACCTGGTCACGCTGTTCGGCGGGCAAGGGACCATGAACGTGCCCAGCTGGGCCCCGGACGGCACGCGGCTGGCATTTGTGGACTACCCACTGAGCGACTGAATGCTTGCGAATCCTGGTCAGTCGCTCGTCTGCGCCGGATAGGTCCGGATCGGACCCACGACCCGGGCGCGCACGAGGTCCCCGACCTGCACGGCGGCATCGCGTCCGCTCACCGCCAGGGAGAGCACGGTCGTGCCGGCGACGTCCAGGCTCACCATGGCGTCATGGCCCCGATAGTCGATCCGGCGAACCCGGGCCGGCACACCACCGGACTCCGGCTCCGTCCCGAGCATCACCTGCTCGGGACGGATGACTGCGACCATCGCGGCGCCGTCGGGGGTTGGCTCGGCCAGCTGCACCTCTCCGAGCACGCACCGGCCGAGACTTCCCTCAGCCTGGATCCCGAACACCATCGCCTCACCCACGAACTGCGCCACCCAGGGCGTCCCCGGCCGGCCGTACACCTCGGCGGGGCTCCCGGTCTGCAGGATCGAACCGTCGCGCATGACGGCGATCTGATCGGCCATGGAGAGCGCCTCACCCTGGTCGTGCGTGACGAGCACGGCCGTAGCGCCGTCCGCGTGCAGCGCATCCCGGATGTCCCGACGCAGCCCCGATCGAAGGCCGGCATCGAGGGCACTGAACGGTTCGTCCAGGAGGATCAGCGGCGGCCGGGGTGCGAGTGCTCGGGCCACCGCCACCCGTTGCTGCTGCCCGCCGGAGAGCTCGTGCGGCATCCGGTTGGCGCTCCCGTTCAGCCCGACCAGCTCCAGTACCTCCTCCACCCGGACCGCCGCGGCGGAGTCCGACCGGCCGCGCCCGGGAGTCAGACCGAAGCCCACGTTCTCCCCGACGCTCAGGTGCGGGAACAGTGCGCCCTCCTGTGGGACCACGCTGACCCGCCGACGGTGCGCGGGGACATGTCGGCGATGATCGGTCACGATCTGGTCAGCCAGCGTGATCGAGCCGCTGTCGGGCCGCTCAAACCCCGCAAGGCACCGCAGCAGGGTGGTCTTCCCACACCCGGACGGTCCGAGCACGGCGAGCAGCTCCCCTGTCTCGACCCGCAGGTCCACGCCATCGAGCGCACGGGTGGCACCGAACCGCTTGCGCAGATCCTGCACCGTCACGGCGACCATGCCTGGGCTCCTTTCGACCGGCCTTGTCCCCGCGGCGACGCACCGTCGCGCACACCGATCACCCCGCTGCCAGCGACGAGCGCCCACGTGGGCACGGCCGCAAGCAGGACCAGCAACACAGCGTACGGCGCGGCAGCCGCGTAGCTGCCGACCTCGGTATGCGACCACAATCGCGTGGCCATCGTCTCCAACCCGGTGGGCCGGAGCATGAGCGTGGCCGGCAGCTCCTTCATGATGGTGAGCAGCACCAGCGCTGCACCCATGCCCACGCCCGGCAGCGTCAGCGGCGCCGTCACGCGGCGGAAGGTGCGCCACGGCCCGTGGCCCAGGCTGCGCGCGACATCCTCCAGCACCGGCGGCGCGTGGGCGGCCGCACCCGCCACCGCCCCCACACCGAGCGGGAGGAACAGCACGGCATAGGCCAGGGCAAGCATCCAGGTGGTTTGGTAGAGCGGGTAGGCGAACGTGACGCCGAAGAACACGAGGGACAGGCCCACCACCACACCGGGCAGGGCGTGCGCAATGTAGACGGTGCGGTTCAGTAGCGCCGAGAAGCGCCCCGGCACCCGCGCCACGAGTAGTCCGAGCGGGATAGCCAGGGCCATGGTGAGCATGGTCCCGGTCGCGGCTACCGCCAACGATCCGCCCATCGCGGTCAGCACGGCAGCGATCGAACCCGGGCGTGAGATGCCTTCACCGAACCACCGGATCATCGCCAGCAGTGGCAGCCCCAGGGCCAGGATCAGGACTCCAGCGAACGCCGCCGTCGCGAACGGGCGCGCTGCACCCAGTGGCACGGCGACGTGCGGGCGACGCACCCCCGACCCCACCCGGGCTACCCGCTCGGATGCCGCCCGGGTGCGCCCTTCAGCGACCAGGATCACCACGGTGACCAGGACCAGGATCGAGGACAGGCCGACGGCGGTGCCCCGGTCGAATCCGACGTTGAAGGCTGTGAAGATGGCCCGGGTGAAGGTGTCCACCCGCAGGATCGCGACCGCCCCGAAGTCGGAGAGCACGTAGAGCACAGCGAGCAAGCCACCGCCAAGAATCGCCGGGCGCACCTGTCGTAGCGTGAGCGAGAACAGGGTCGCCACCGGCGTTCGTCCGAGCGAACGGGCCACTTCCTCCTGGCTCCGGTCGACCCCGGTCAGCGCCGCCGCCACCGGTAGGTACACGTAGGGATAGGTGCACAACGTGAGGACGACGGCGGCCGTCCCGAATCCCTCCAAGCGCACCGGGGTGGGCCATAGGGAGCCGAGGGCGAGCCAGGAGTATGCCGCCACATAGCTGGGGACAGCGAGCGGGAGCGCGGCGAGCACAGCGAAGTGGCGCCGTCCCGGCAGGTCGGTGCGGGTGACCAGGACCGCGCTCGCCACTCCGATCACGAGCGAGGCGGCCCCCACCACGGCTGCGAGCGCCAGGCTCCGGATGGTGAAGGCCGCCACTCGCTCCGTGAGCACGATCGTCAGGATCGAGCCCCAGCCGGTCTCCGTTCCCCGTACTCCGAGGTAGACCAGGGGGAGCAGCGAGACACCCACGGCCACGCAGGAGAGCACCACCAGCACCGGGCGGCGACTCAGGGCTCGGGTCGCGGTGCTCAGCTCAGCCCGGCCTCGGAGATCATGGCGACAGTCCCCTGGAGGTCGTCGAGGTCGTTGAGGTTCACATCGGGCACCTGCAGGTCGGTCAGCGCAGGCAGGCCATCCGGACCTGGAACGCCCTCGATCATCGGATACTCGCGGGTCTCCTCGGCGAAGTACTGCTGGCCGGCCTCCGAGAGCAGGAAGTCAACCAACGCCTGCCCGTCGCCATCCGGCTGGTCGGTGAGCAATCCGACACCGGAGACGTTCACGAGGCCGCCTACGTCGCCGTCGGGGAAGAAGTGCAACTGTGCGGCCATCTCAGAGGGATCGACGCCCAGCTCGGCGGCCCGCTCGAAGACGTAGTAGTGGTTGATGAGGCCGACCGGGACGGCGCCCTCGTCCACGGCAGCCAGGATGTGCCCGTTCTTCTCGTAGATCTGCGGGTCGTTGCCGGCCAGACCAGTGAGGAACTCCTCGGCCGCCTCGTCACCGTCCTGCACGCGCACTGCGGTCACGAACGACTGGAAGGACGCGTTCGTGGGCGCGACGCCGACCCGACCGTTCCAGTCCGCACTGGTGAGGTCGAGCACCGAGTCCGGCAGGTCCGCCTGGTCCACGAGGTCGTGGTTGTAGACAAGTACGCGGGCGCGTCCGGTCACTGCCACCCATTCGCCGTCCGCGGACCGGAACTCGTCGGCGACCAGATCGAGCGTCTCCGCCGGGAGTTGCTCGAACAGTCCGGCCTGCGCCACGGCACCGAGCGCGCCCGCATCCTGGGCGAGGAAGACATCAGCCGGAGATCGCTCTCCCTCTTCGAGAATCTGGGCAGCGAGCTGAGCAGTCTTG includes these proteins:
- the dcd gene encoding dCTP deaminase codes for the protein MLLSDRDIRAELTSGRVGLDPFDADMIQPSSVDVRLDRYFRLFDNHKYPVIDPAADQPDLTRLVEVDPDEPFVLHPGEFVLGSTYELITLPDDIAARLEGKSSLGRLGLLTHSTAGFIDPGFSGHVTLELSNVATLPITLWPGMKIGQLCYFRLTSPAEHPYGSGAQGSRYQGQRGPTASRSHQNFHRTRVEG
- a CDS encoding VOC family protein, which gives rise to MTVLNPYLNFRGQAREAMEFYASVLGGTPTFSTFGEFGMNQDPAEADQVMHSMLQTPGGMTLMAADVPAQMEYQPGTNVHISLSGDDVDELRGYFDGLAAGGTVVEPFVAAPWGDTFGMLIDPFGIRWLVNAAGQPA
- a CDS encoding TolB family protein, translated to MPRTLAPGQRCRIHVLDVTTGATRLVHESADVLYEAPNWSAEDLIVNGDGLLFRLPADGSGDPAPIDIRGLPAANNDHVLAPDGIHVFVSAEDGHIYRAPLAGGEAVRITSDDGLLHFLHGVSPDGVTLAYVGVVTDPAGTWRAPNLFTIPATGGPSVQLTDDEFPDDGAEFSPDGAWIYVNTERPLDGTPREAGHAQLARMRPDGSGAEQLTDDERVNWFPHPSPDGTRLAYVSFPPGTVGHPADHDVIIRVCGPRGEGVRDLVTLFGGQGTMNVPSWAPDGTRLAFVDYPLSD
- a CDS encoding ABC transporter ATP-binding protein, which translates into the protein MVAVTVQDLRKRFGATRALDGVDLRVETGELLAVLGPSGCGKTTLLRCLAGFERPDSGSITLADQIVTDHRRHVPAHRRRVSVVPQEGALFPHLSVGENVGFGLTPGRGRSDSAAAVRVEEVLELVGLNGSANRMPHELSGGQQQRVAVARALAPRPPLILLDEPFSALDAGLRSGLRRDIRDALHADGATAVLVTHDQGEALSMADQIAVMRDGSILQTGSPAEVYGRPGTPWVAQFVGEAMVFGIQAEGSLGRCVLGEVQLAEPTPDGAAMVAVIRPEQVMLGTEPESGGVPARVRRIDYRGHDAMVSLDVAGTTVLSLAVSGRDAAVQVGDLVRARVVGPIRTYPAQTSD
- a CDS encoding ABC transporter permease gives rise to the protein MLSCVAVGVSLLPLVYLGVRGTETGWGSILTIVLTERVAAFTIRSLALAAVVGAASLVIGVASAVLVTRTDLPGRRHFAVLAALPLAVPSYVAAYSWLALGSLWPTPVRLEGFGTAAVVLTLCTYPYVYLPVAAALTGVDRSQEEVARSLGRTPVATLFSLTLRQVRPAILGGGLLAVLYVLSDFGAVAILRVDTFTRAIFTAFNVGFDRGTAVGLSSILVLVTVVILVAEGRTRAASERVARVGSGVRRPHVAVPLGAARPFATAAFAGVLILALGLPLLAMIRWFGEGISRPGSIAAVLTAMGGSLAVAATGTMLTMALAIPLGLLVARVPGRFSALLNRTVYIAHALPGVVVGLSLVFFGVTFAYPLYQTTWMLALAYAVLFLPLGVGAVAGAAAHAPPVLEDVARSLGHGPWRTFRRVTAPLTLPGVGMGAALVLLTIMKELPATLMLRPTGLETMATRLWSHTEVGSYAAAAPYAVLLVLLAAVPTWALVAGSGVIGVRDGASPRGQGRSKGAQAWSP
- a CDS encoding iron ABC transporter substrate-binding protein gives rise to the protein MTPTRRLLVGAVTVSAAMTLAACSGSPAEAGGEEPETSSATDEMTTAESDGTVVLYAGRNLELVEPILEQFTTETGIEVDIRDGKTAQLAAQILEEGERSPADVFLAQDAGALGAVAQAGLFEQLPAETLDLVADEFRSADGEWVAVTGRARVLVYNHDLVDQADLPDSVLDLTSADWNGRVGVAPTNASFQSFVTAVRVQDGDEAAEEFLTGLAGNDPQIYEKNGHILAAVDEGAVPVGLINHYYVFERAAELGVDPSEMAAQLHFFPDGDVGGLVNVSGVGLLTDQPDGDGQALVDFLLSEAGQQYFAEETREYPMIEGVPGPDGLPALTDLQVPDVNLNDLDDLQGTVAMISEAGLS